Within the Deltaproteobacteria bacterium genome, the region ACCGGCACGTTCCCCACCTTCGACAGGGGGCGCGTGTTCTCCGGCAGGTGCGGGAACGCCACGACCGGCTCGAGCGCGGACATGTCGACGGATAGCTCCTCCGCGTACCTTGCGTCCCGGTCGGCGGTCACGACCTCGTATTTGCTCCTCGGCCGCGCGTCGGAGTACGCCTTCGTGATCCCGTCGAACGGGAAGATGCCGTTTTTCGCCCCCGCCTCGATCGCCATGTTGGTGATCGTGAAGCGCCACGCCATCGGCAGGTGCGCAAGGCCGTCCCCCGCGAACTCCATCGCCCGATAGAGGGCGCCGTCGACGCCGATCTCGCCGATCAGGTGGAGGATCACGTCCTTCCCCTCGACCCACTTCCCCGGCTTCCCCGTGAGGACGATCCGGATCGACTCGGGGACCTTGAGCCACACCTCGCCGGACGCCATCGCCGCGGCCAGGTCGGTGCTCCCGACACCGGTGGAGAAGGCGCACAGCGCCCCGTAGGTGCACGTGTGGCTGTCCGCGCCGATCACCAGGTCCCCGGGGACCACGAGCCCCAGGTCGGGCAGGAGCACGTGCTCGATCCCCATCCGCCCGACCTCGTACCAGTGCGCGATCCCGAACTCCTTCGAGAAATCGCGCATCATCTTGACCTGCTCGGCGCTCTTGATGTCCTTGTTCGGCGCGAAGTGGTCGGGCACCAGCGCGATCCGCTCCCGGTCGAAGACCGCCTTCGCCCCCGTGGACCGGAACGCCTGGATGGCGATCGGGCTGGTCACGTCGTTCCCCAGCGCCAGGTCGACCTTCGCCAGGATCAGCTCCCCCGGCGCGACGGATGCCTTCCCCGCGTGCTTAGCGAGGATTTTCTCTGTGAGCGTCATCCCCATGGATCGTCTTCTCGCTTTCCTCCGACTTTCCCCGCTTCCGGAACATCGCCACCACCTCCCCGACGGGCCCCGAGACGATGTACGCCGAGGTGAGGACGAAGATCATCACCTGCGGCTCCGCCGCCAGCAGCAGCGCCAGGAAGACGAACACCACCAGGGTGTTGAACGGCCGGCGGCGGAACGGCTCCAGGTCCTTGAAGGAGTTGAACTTGACCGTGCTGACCATCAGGAACGCGAGCACGTAGATCGTCAGCAGCACGGCGAAATGCTTGAAGCTCCCGGACCCCCCGAGGTAGT harbors:
- the leuC gene encoding 3-isopropylmalate dehydratase large subunit translates to MGMTLTEKILAKHAGKASVAPGELILAKVDLALGNDVTSPIAIQAFRSTGAKAVFDRERIALVPDHFAPNKDIKSAEQVKMMRDFSKEFGIAHWYEVGRMGIEHVLLPDLGLVVPGDLVIGADSHTCTYGALCAFSTGVGSTDLAAAMASGEVWLKVPESIRIVLTGKPGKWVEGKDVILHLIGEIGVDGALYRAMEFAGDGLAHLPMAWRFTITNMAIEAGAKNGIFPFDGITKAYSDARPRSKYEVVTADRDARYAEELSVDMSALEPVVAFPHLPENTRPLSKVGNVPVDQVVVGSCTNGRIEDLRRAAEVIRGRKVHDGVRMLIFPATQEIYLQAMREGLMETFVTAGAAFSTPTCGPCLGGHMGILAKGERAIATTNRNFVGRMGHPESEVYLANPAVAAASAVLGRIGGPEELP